From the Mus caroli unplaced genomic scaffold, CAROLI_EIJ_v1.1 scaffold_25992_1, whole genome shotgun sequence genome, one window contains:
- the LOC110289120 gene encoding uncharacterized protein LOC110289120 translates to MKLKPVLLLVALAQPVSAADLGTFGEVWDVREQNLLTVIQTRLKDHFAGRSQADIQKELQDRVTESAMRPAPVEGLGRGPKTWVRQFDPAIVSSQELADHNGTVFVRKGQRVSPFDVIPVFNETLYFIDGDDAEQVAWMKQQKPTTVVSKIILVNGSIKDSAEALDSRIYFDQGGAIVRRFGIKQIPAIITQEPGKPLLRITEIGLP, encoded by the coding sequence ATGAAACTTAAGCCCGTGTTGTTGCTTGTAGCCCTTGCTCAGCCCGTCAGCGCCGCAGACCTGGGAACCTTCGGTGAGGTTTGGGACGTTCGGGAACAGAATTTACTCACAGTCATCCAAACACGCCTGAAAGACCATTTTGCCGGCCGCAGCCAGGCCGACATCCAGAAAGAATTGCAAGACCGCGTCACTGAAAGCGCAATGCGGCCCGCGCCAGTGGAAGGTTTAGGGCGCGGTCCTAAAACCTGGGTGCGCCAGTTTGATCCGGCCATCGTCTCCAGTCAGGAACTGGCCGACCACAACGGTACCGTCTTTGTCCGCAAGGGACAGCGCGTCTCACCTTTCGATGTCATCCCGGTCTTCAACGAAACGCTGTACTTCATCGACGGAGACGATGCTGAGCAGGTGGCATGGATGAAACAGCAAAAACCGACCACGGTCGTCAGCAAAATTATTCTGGTCAACGGCAGCATCAAGGACAGCGCCGAAGCGCTAGACAGCCGTATTTACTTTGACCAGGGGGGCGCGATTGTGCGTCGTTTCGGCATCAAACAAATCCCGGCCATCATCACCCAGGAGCCTGGAAAACCTTTACTGCGTATAACCGAAATAGGATTACCTTGA